The following proteins come from a genomic window of Anaerobutyricum hallii:
- a CDS encoding aminotransferase — protein sequence MKPYRELSKEELLALQEELQAEYDAEKAKGLKLDISRGKPGKEQLDLSMPMMDVLNGETVLNAENGTDVRNYGVLDGIPEAKELMAGMVGAKPSQMIVLGNSSLNIMYDCVARAELFGIMGSTPWSQLDKVKFLCPVPGYDRHFGVTEQFGIEMINVPMTEDGPDMDVVEDYVNNDPSVKGIWCVPMFSNPGGVVYSDETVKRFANLKPAAKDFRIFWDNAYGIHYLYDRPESEQPHILNILEECEKAGNPDMVYEFCSTSKITFPGAGVAAMASSEANVADTKAKLQWQTIGPDKINQLRHVRYFKDINGMKEYMKKHAEIIRPKFEAVLETLEKKLGELEIASWSKPVGGYFISFNAQKGCAKAIVAKCKEAGLVLTGAGAAYPYGNDPEDSNIRIAPTLPSTEELSIATALFVTCTKLVTVEKLLAEM from the coding sequence GTGAAACCATACAGAGAATTAAGCAAAGAAGAATTACTGGCATTACAGGAAGAATTACAGGCAGAATATGATGCAGAAAAAGCGAAAGGTCTGAAGCTGGATATTTCAAGAGGTAAACCAGGAAAAGAACAGCTTGATTTATCTATGCCGATGATGGATGTTTTAAACGGAGAGACTGTTCTTAATGCAGAGAATGGAACGGATGTAAGAAATTATGGCGTGTTAGACGGTATTCCGGAAGCAAAAGAACTTATGGCAGGAATGGTAGGAGCGAAACCTTCTCAGATGATCGTACTTGGTAACTCCAGTCTTAATATTATGTATGACTGTGTGGCTCGTGCAGAACTTTTTGGAATTATGGGAAGTACTCCTTGGTCACAGCTTGATAAAGTAAAGTTTTTATGTCCGGTACCAGGATATGACAGACATTTCGGTGTGACAGAGCAGTTTGGTATTGAGATGATCAATGTACCTATGACAGAAGATGGTCCGGATATGGATGTCGTTGAGGATTATGTGAATAATGATCCTTCTGTGAAGGGAATCTGGTGTGTGCCAATGTTCTCTAATCCAGGTGGCGTTGTTTATTCTGATGAGACAGTAAAAAGATTTGCGAATTTAAAACCAGCCGCAAAGGATTTCCGTATTTTCTGGGATAATGCATATGGTATTCATTATCTGTATGACAGACCGGAAAGTGAGCAGCCACATATTTTAAATATTTTAGAAGAATGTGAGAAGGCTGGCAATCCGGATATGGTATATGAATTCTGCTCAACATCAAAGATTACCTTCCCGGGAGCAGGTGTGGCAGCAATGGCCTCTTCTGAAGCGAATGTCGCTGATACCAAAGCCAAATTACAATGGCAGACAATCGGACCAGATAAGATTAATCAGTTACGTCATGTAAGATATTTTAAAGATATTAACGGAATGAAAGAATATATGAAGAAACATGCCGAGATCATTCGTCCAAAGTTTGAGGCAGTATTAGAGACATTAGAAAAAAAACTTGGTGAGTTAGAAATCGCATCCTGGAGCAAACCGGTTGGCGGATACTTCATTTCCTTTAATGCCCAGAAGGGATGTGCCAAGGCAATCGTAGCTAAATGTAAAGAGGCAGGTCTTGTACTTACAGGTGCGGGTGCAGCATATCCATATGGTAATGATCCGGAAGATTCTAATATCCGAATCGCTCCTACCTTACCTTCTACAGAAGAGTTATCAATCGCGACAGCATTATTTGTAACATGTACAAAGCTTGTAACGGTAGAGAAGCTTCTTGCAGAGATGTAA
- a CDS encoding 4Fe-4S dicluster domain-containing protein gives MRGVETRIQEIRHAVFTEVAKMAYEEGPVDKKIEALPYKIIPGETGNFRNDVFLERAIVGERLRMAMGLPYRGAAEPAPVSDGIMEADKPEGYYTPPLINVIKFACNACEEKKVHVTDGCQGCLAHPCMEVCPKKAISLDRVTGKSIIDQDACIKCGRCATVCSYNAIIVQERPCAKACGMNAITSDENGKATIDYDKCVSCGMCLVNCPFGAISDKSQIYQVIKAIQSGEKVYAAVAPAFVGQFGPKVTPEKLRAAMKELGFADVLEVAIGADLCAKQEAEDFLKEVPEELPFMATSCCPAWSVMAKKLFPEYANCVSMALTPMTLTARLIKNHTPDAKVVFIGPCAAKKLEAMRRTVRSEVDFVLTFEEMSGIFAAKDLDLEAMHEDVDGVNDVSADGRNFAVSGGVAQAVVDVIKKEYPDKEIKVANAEGLEECRKLMMMASKGKYNGYLLEGMACPGGCVAGAGTMQPIKKSQGAVKIYATKANHKVATETEYVKELDKLVD, from the coding sequence ATGAGAGGAGTAGAAACAAGAATTCAGGAAATCAGACATGCTGTATTTACTGAAGTAGCTAAAATGGCTTATGAAGAGGGACCTGTTGATAAAAAGATTGAGGCGCTGCCTTATAAAATCATACCTGGTGAAACCGGTAATTTCAGAAATGACGTTTTTCTTGAAAGGGCAATCGTAGGAGAACGACTCCGAATGGCAATGGGTCTGCCATACAGAGGAGCAGCAGAACCAGCACCGGTATCTGATGGAATTATGGAGGCAGATAAGCCAGAAGGCTACTATACTCCACCACTTATTAACGTAATTAAGTTCGCATGTAATGCATGTGAGGAAAAGAAAGTACATGTAACAGATGGATGTCAGGGATGTCTGGCACATCCTTGTATGGAAGTATGTCCAAAGAAGGCAATCTCTCTTGATCGCGTAACCGGTAAGTCCATCATTGATCAGGATGCCTGTATCAAATGTGGACGTTGTGCTACTGTATGTTCCTATAATGCGATTATTGTTCAGGAACGCCCATGTGCAAAAGCATGTGGTATGAATGCTATCACATCTGATGAGAACGGAAAAGCAACGATTGATTATGATAAATGTGTATCCTGCGGAATGTGCCTTGTAAACTGTCCATTTGGTGCAATTTCTGATAAGTCCCAGATTTATCAGGTAATCAAGGCAATCCAGTCCGGTGAAAAGGTATATGCTGCAGTAGCACCTGCATTCGTAGGACAGTTTGGACCAAAGGTAACACCGGAAAAGCTTCGTGCAGCCATGAAAGAACTCGGATTTGCCGATGTACTTGAGGTAGCGATCGGAGCGGACTTATGTGCGAAACAGGAAGCAGAAGACTTCTTAAAAGAAGTACCGGAAGAACTTCCATTTATGGCAACATCTTGTTGTCCGGCATGGTCCGTAATGGCTAAGAAGCTCTTCCCAGAGTATGCAAACTGTGTATCCATGGCATTAACACCAATGACATTAACAGCAAGATTAATTAAAAATCACACACCAGATGCCAAAGTCGTATTTATTGGACCTTGTGCAGCGAAGAAGCTTGAAGCGATGAGAAGAACCGTTCGAAGTGAAGTAGACTTCGTACTTACCTTCGAGGAAATGAGTGGAATTTTCGCAGCAAAAGACTTAGATCTTGAAGCAATGCATGAAGACGTAGACGGTGTTAACGATGTATCCGCAGACGGAAGAAACTTTGCCGTATCTGGTGGAGTAGCACAGGCTGTAGTTGATGTAATCAAGAAAGAATATCCAGATAAAGAAATCAAGGTAGCTAACGCAGAAGGTTTAGAGGAATGTCGTAAGCTTATGATGATGGCATCCAAAGGCAAATATAATGGCTATCTGTTAGAAGGTATGGCATGTCCAGGTGGTTGTGTAGCCGGAGCTGGAACAATGCAGCCAATTAAGAAGTCTCAGGGAGCTGTAAAGATTTATGCTACAAAAGCAAATCATAAAGTAGCTACTGAAACAGAATATGTAAAAGAATTAGATAAATTAGTAGATTAA
- a CDS encoding leucine-rich repeat protein, giving the protein MKYQVTSIAAKAFANNKKLTKIVIPASVRSIGKQAFSGCKNLKSITIKTTYLTKKSIGAKAFKGIHAKATIKVPKKQKKAYQKFLKTKGIGKGVKIK; this is encoded by the coding sequence GTGAAGTATCAGGTAACATCCATTGCAGCTAAAGCATTTGCCAACAACAAGAAGTTAACAAAGATTGTCATCCCGGCAAGTGTAAGAAGCATTGGAAAACAGGCATTCAGTGGATGCAAGAATCTTAAGAGTATTACGATTAAGACAACGTATCTTACAAAGAAATCCATAGGTGCGAAAGCATTTAAAGGAATTCATGCAAAAGCAACGATTAAAGTACCAAAGAAACAGAAGAAAGCATATCAGAAGTTCTTAAAAACAAAAGGAATTGGAAAAGGTGTGAAAATTAAATAA
- a CDS encoding efflux RND transporter periplasmic adaptor subunit translates to MFRKKNGQEFMDELNVDSSVNDKEEKKGFFHKRKKKDINLYEDDMGYIDEDSDFSEEEYDKELDELQEDEKPEKRKRRFWHRKKEDTLEEENQTEELAEEHHDEEGFLSDEDAIILQEPEKKKFSKKKLALICGTAAVIVIAVVFFVIRNMGGTSEGKAYVESVREITGLGTAAGANNRYTGTVDAESSWKINLQSDMSVEKRYVNVGDQVKKGDKLFKYNTQELKLSKEKKELEQETLQNEINQLTKDISSYQSDLKSASATEKIQLQTQILTAQTTIKKDQYTIKTNKETIKTLEKNIKDATVKSKMNGLVKTINSSLESSSSSGDDSSDDGSDSGDGSSDDSTYMTILAVGNYRIKGKVSETNVNSLNEGDPVIVRSRVDDSQTWKGTISSIKTDATADDSTESSDEMAYDDSSDGSTGETASKYNFYVKLDDDNGLMMGQHVLVEQDNGQDEKKDGMWLPAAYIKKSNGRYYVWLDSHNKLKLQEITVGEYDENLDEYEVKSGLKTTDYIACDDSTLKEGMRVTRVAPEDSTSDYGEEQTSDDAETFGADDYDSYEEDTSDYGEDTYDSGYDESIDDGTDAGDDSFDTGSDSSDAVDDGTSDSDVADFGE, encoded by the coding sequence ATGTTTCGGAAGAAGAATGGGCAGGAGTTTATGGATGAGCTGAACGTGGATTCATCTGTGAATGATAAAGAAGAGAAAAAAGGATTTTTCCACAAGAGGAAGAAGAAAGATATTAATCTGTATGAAGATGATATGGGATATATCGATGAGGACAGTGATTTTTCAGAAGAAGAATATGATAAAGAATTAGATGAGTTACAGGAAGATGAGAAGCCAGAAAAAAGGAAGAGAAGATTTTGGCATCGGAAGAAAGAAGATACACTGGAAGAAGAAAATCAGACAGAAGAATTAGCAGAGGAACATCATGATGAAGAAGGTTTTCTCAGTGATGAGGATGCGATTATTCTGCAGGAGCCGGAAAAGAAGAAGTTTTCTAAGAAGAAGCTGGCGCTCATCTGTGGTACGGCAGCAGTCATAGTGATAGCTGTTGTTTTTTTTGTTATTCGGAATATGGGTGGTACAAGCGAAGGAAAGGCGTATGTAGAATCTGTTCGTGAGATTACAGGACTTGGAACGGCTGCCGGGGCGAATAATCGTTATACAGGAACGGTTGATGCAGAGAGTTCATGGAAGATTAATTTACAGTCGGATATGTCTGTAGAGAAGCGTTATGTGAATGTTGGCGATCAGGTGAAAAAGGGAGATAAGCTGTTTAAATATAATACTCAGGAATTAAAGCTTTCAAAAGAAAAGAAAGAGCTGGAACAAGAGACTTTACAGAATGAGATTAATCAGTTGACAAAAGATATCAGTTCCTATCAGTCTGATTTGAAGTCTGCGAGTGCTACGGAGAAGATTCAGCTTCAGACGCAGATTTTAACAGCACAGACTACGATTAAGAAAGATCAGTATACGATCAAGACGAATAAAGAGACGATCAAGACATTAGAGAAGAATATTAAAGATGCTACAGTAAAGAGTAAGATGAATGGTCTTGTAAAGACGATAAACAGTTCTCTGGAAAGCAGTTCTTCCTCAGGTGATGACAGTTCAGATGATGGTTCAGATTCCGGAGATGGAAGTTCAGATGATTCTACATATATGACAATTCTTGCAGTAGGTAACTACCGTATTAAAGGAAAGGTCAGTGAAACGAATGTTAACAGCCTGAATGAAGGGGATCCGGTTATTGTACGTTCAAGAGTAGATGATTCCCAGACCTGGAAAGGAACGATCAGCAGTATCAAGACAGATGCTACTGCAGATGATTCTACCGAGAGCAGCGATGAGATGGCTTATGATGATTCTTCAGATGGCAGTACAGGAGAGACTGCATCGAAATATAATTTCTATGTGAAGCTCGATGATGATAATGGCTTAATGATGGGACAGCATGTTCTTGTTGAACAAGATAACGGCCAGGATGAGAAGAAGGACGGTATGTGGCTGCCGGCTGCCTATATTAAGAAGAGTAACGGTAGGTATTATGTATGGCTGGATTCTCATAATAAGCTGAAGCTTCAGGAGATTACAGTTGGTGAGTATGATGAGAATCTTGATGAGTACGAAGTGAAGAGTGGACTCAAGACAACAGATTATATTGCATGTGATGACAGTACATTAAAAGAAGGTATGCGGGTTACAAGAGTTGCTCCGGAAGATAGTACTTCTGACTATGGAGAAGAACAGACAAGCGATGATGCCGAAACATTTGGAGCAGATGATTATGATTCCTATGAAGAAGATACTTCTGATTATGGAGAAGATACGTATGACAGTGGTTATGATGAAAGTATAGATGACGGCACAGATGCAGGGGATGATAGTTTCGATACAGGAAGTGACAGTTCAGATGCTGTTGATGATGGAACAAGTGACAGTGATGTTGCAGACTTTGGAGAATAG
- a CDS encoding ABC transporter ATP-binding protein → MLLELKHIYKNYLQDKIVIPVLKDVNISIDEGEYVAIMGPSGSGKTTLMNIIGCLDRPTKGEFLLEGESIVDYNENRLSDLRLNTLGFVFQSFNLLPKQTALDNVALPLSYAGIPVKKRKEIAFQALKRVGLADRVHFRPSQLSGGQQQRVAIARALVNNPKIILADEPTGALDSRSGIQVMNLFQQLNEEGVTIIMITHDANIANHAKKVLHIFDGEIVEDKERKEKEKQQSEVQSEAAESVSSELEKDFGVNAWEGEI, encoded by the coding sequence ATGCTTTTAGAACTAAAACATATTTATAAAAATTATTTGCAGGATAAGATTGTCATACCAGTTCTTAAAGATGTGAATATCTCTATTGATGAGGGAGAATATGTGGCAATCATGGGCCCTTCCGGATCAGGAAAGACAACGTTGATGAATATCATAGGGTGTCTGGATCGGCCGACGAAGGGAGAATTTCTTTTAGAAGGGGAGTCTATTGTAGATTATAATGAAAATCGTCTCTCGGATCTTCGATTAAACACTTTGGGATTCGTATTCCAGAGTTTTAATCTTCTTCCGAAGCAGACCGCTCTTGATAACGTAGCACTTCCTTTAAGTTATGCAGGAATACCGGTGAAGAAAAGAAAAGAGATTGCTTTTCAGGCATTGAAAAGAGTTGGACTGGCGGATAGAGTACATTTCCGTCCAAGTCAGCTTTCTGGTGGACAGCAGCAGCGTGTGGCGATAGCCAGAGCACTTGTGAATAATCCTAAGATTATTCTTGCTGATGAGCCTACCGGAGCTTTAGACAGCCGTTCCGGTATTCAGGTAATGAATCTGTTTCAGCAGTTAAATGAAGAAGGTGTTACGATTATTATGATTACGCATGATGCGAATATTGCCAATCATGCGAAAAAAGTACTTCATATTTTTGATGGAGAGATTGTAGAAGATAAAGAAAGAAAAGAGAAAGAAAAACAACAGTCCGAAGTGCAGAGTGAGGCAGCAGAAAGTGTTTCATCAGAATTAGAAAAAGATTTCGGAGTGAATGCATGGGAAGGAGAGATCTGA
- a CDS encoding efflux RND transporter periplasmic adaptor subunit encodes MKGKKKILLAVVLVLVMAVGITSIIVIRKRNKIVVKVFPVSMLNSSDWFDTDTSLTGTLTSDFIQEVHVSGGQKVKKIYVKKGDKVKKGDVLLKYNVAEKELDLKLQKLQMQSSELEIAEMEKELKKLKNTKTVGSIDTGNSRVMDASVNLSDIKGTSLRYLMAEAERDGTTAVSNSKATNEADGSSSGSESGSGAGSESGSGSGSGSGSESGSGNGGSAGSESGSGSGSSSGSESGSGSGSSSGSESGSGSGSGSGSESGSGSGSGSGSESGSGSGGSAGSEGGSGSGGSSGSEGGSGEESGKDDATPKENINSLEDASGKGTKDDKYIFNLKKGGKISGSVIKQLKDKGENGYAVVKEYDGDDTSTYTLTPDKLSKINVKEGKMYSVEELKNGGDEDIVGNISSEENYIKGSGTEEDPYIYNLNINGSVVGSAIRNLQKDGKYAKFIEYENEKQTGKTYTLTPDTLFRTDITSEENYTISSLNELTKVSYIELPKAITSIDDKDEYDSSDEKYVYYLSDNGVIKGSVIKELIKNKNNAEFISYASEKDYKAGNKQFTLSINADTKFKNILLDSTQYAISDLIDNVKKEDSAATTTENKGNTVPTTNKTPTPAADKEIKFKQNRKKVKAGNGYLFSVVSKDGSWGNGEDDQSKVTWTLSNNISKYTSIEKTKSGVWLYVDEGEPSSSITLTAQVKNVKGISKTKISRTLVVKEADTSGGDNTGGDGGDDGDGGSGIDDGSGDNDGDDGNNYTAAELREAIAEKEDEISEAKQDLHEAQINYNEAKAEVDKATVKAKIAGTVTTSCDKGTVPTDGSAAIVVKAADGMYVKTSISEMELSNIKVGGTIKCVSSDTGDEYTAEVKEISDFPTGDSSNDGGSSNPNSSYYPVIGFIKDADGLSPGGSVEVSYSSKSMGTANDNAIYIQKAYIRTEDKKNYVYIRDKKTKRLKKQYVKVGKTMNGQYVEIISGLTDEDNIAFPYGKNLREGVKTKISEDDSEMIY; translated from the coding sequence TTGAAGGGAAAGAAGAAGATACTGCTTGCTGTAGTTTTAGTTCTCGTTATGGCAGTTGGAATCACTTCCATTATTGTTATAAGAAAGAGAAATAAAATTGTAGTAAAAGTATTCCCGGTAAGTATGCTGAACAGTTCTGACTGGTTTGATACAGATACTTCTCTTACGGGAACGCTTACTTCAGATTTTATACAGGAAGTACATGTTTCCGGTGGACAAAAAGTAAAGAAGATTTATGTCAAAAAAGGTGATAAAGTTAAAAAAGGCGATGTTCTTTTGAAGTATAATGTTGCGGAAAAAGAACTGGATTTAAAACTTCAGAAGCTTCAGATGCAGTCATCTGAGTTGGAAATTGCTGAGATGGAGAAGGAATTAAAGAAGCTTAAAAACACAAAGACAGTTGGTTCAATTGATACGGGAAACAGCAGAGTGATGGATGCATCTGTTAATCTTTCTGATATAAAGGGAACAAGCCTTCGCTACCTTATGGCAGAGGCGGAAAGGGATGGAACTACCGCAGTGAGCAATTCGAAAGCTACGAATGAGGCAGATGGAAGCAGCTCAGGTTCTGAAAGTGGAAGTGGCGCCGGCTCCGAGAGTGGTTCAGGAAGTGGAAGTGGCTCAGGCTCCGAAAGTGGTTCTGGAAATGGAGGCAGCGCTGGCTCCGAGAGTGGTTCAGGAAGTGGAAGTAGCTCAGGCTCCGAGAGTGGTTCAGGAAGTGGAAGTAGCTCAGGCTCCGAAAGTGGTTCAGGAAGTGGAAGCGGCTCAGGCTCCGAGAGTGGTTCAGGAAGTGGAAGTGGCTCAGGCTCCGAAAGTGGTTCAGGAAGTGGAGGCAGCGCCGGTTCCGAAGGCGGTTCTGGAAGTGGAGGCAGCTCAGGCTCCGAAGGTGGTTCTGGAGAAGAATCAGGAAAGGATGATGCGACACCAAAAGAGAATATTAATAGTCTTGAGGATGCATCGGGAAAAGGAACAAAAGACGATAAATACATCTTTAATTTGAAAAAAGGTGGAAAAATCAGTGGTTCAGTTATTAAACAATTAAAAGATAAAGGTGAGAATGGTTATGCAGTAGTTAAAGAATATGATGGAGATGATACTAGTACATATACCTTGACACCAGATAAATTATCAAAGATTAATGTAAAAGAAGGTAAAATGTATTCTGTTGAAGAATTGAAAAATGGTGGAGATGAAGATATTGTAGGTAATATTTCATCAGAAGAAAACTATATCAAAGGTTCAGGAACAGAAGAAGATCCATATATATATAATTTAAATATTAATGGCTCTGTTGTAGGTAGTGCAATTCGAAATTTACAAAAAGATGGAAAATATGCAAAGTTTATTGAGTATGAAAATGAAAAGCAGACAGGAAAAACTTATACATTAACTCCAGACACATTATTTAGAACAGACATTACATCTGAAGAAAATTATACAATATCTTCGTTAAATGAATTGACTAAGGTATCTTATATAGAATTGCCGAAAGCAATAACAAGTATAGATGATAAGGATGAATATGATAGTTCAGATGAAAAATATGTATATTATTTGAGTGATAATGGAGTTATTAAAGGTTCTGTAATTAAAGAGTTAATAAAAAATAAAAATAATGCAGAGTTTATTTCCTATGCTTCTGAAAAAGATTACAAAGCAGGAAATAAGCAGTTTACATTATCTATAAATGCAGATACTAAGTTTAAGAATATTTTATTAGATTCAACGCAATACGCTATTTCAGATTTAATAGATAATGTAAAGAAAGAGGATTCAGCGGCTACAACAACTGAGAATAAAGGAAATACTGTTCCAACAACAAATAAGACACCGACGCCGGCGGCAGATAAGGAAATCAAGTTTAAACAGAATCGAAAGAAAGTAAAAGCGGGTAATGGCTATCTCTTTTCTGTAGTGTCTAAAGATGGAAGCTGGGGAAATGGAGAGGATGACCAGAGTAAGGTTACATGGACTTTATCAAATAATATTTCAAAGTATACAAGTATTGAGAAGACGAAGTCTGGTGTTTGGTTATATGTAGATGAAGGAGAACCGTCTTCTTCTATTACACTTACTGCGCAGGTTAAGAATGTAAAAGGTATTTCTAAAACTAAGATATCAAGAACGTTGGTTGTGAAAGAAGCGGATACCAGCGGTGGAGATAATACTGGCGGAGACGGCGGTGATGATGGAGATGGCGGTTCTGGCATTGACGATGGCAGTGGAGATAATGACGGTGATGATGGCAATAATTATACTGCAGCAGAGTTAAGGGAAGCAATTGCCGAAAAAGAAGATGAAATTTCTGAAGCCAAACAAGATCTTCATGAAGCGCAGATTAACTACAATGAAGCAAAAGCAGAAGTAGATAAAGCGACAGTTAAGGCAAAGATTGCCGGTACGGTTACTACTTCATGCGATAAAGGAACGGTTCCTACAGATGGTTCGGCGGCTATCGTAGTTAAGGCAGCAGATGGAATGTATGTTAAGACTTCGATTAGCGAGATGGAACTTAGCAATATAAAGGTTGGTGGAACGATCAAATGTGTATCTAGTGATACAGGAGATGAGTATACCGCAGAAGTAAAGGAAATTTCGGATTTCCCTACCGGAGACAGTAGTAATGATGGAGGAAGTTCCAATCCAAATAGTTCTTATTATCCGGTCATTGGCTTTATTAAAGATGCAGATGGTTTGAGTCCGGGTGGTTCTGTCGAAGTTTCTTATAGTTCAAAGTCTATGGGAACAGCGAATGATAATGCAATCTATATTCAGAAAGCATATATCCGCACAGAAGACAAAAAGAATTATGTTTATATTCGTGATAAAAAGACAAAGCGTCTGAAGAAGCAGTATGTCAAAGTTGGAAAGACTATGAATGGCCAGTATGTGGAAATTATATCCGGACTGACAGATGAAGATAACATTGCCTTCCCTTATGGAAAGAACTTAAGAGAAGGAGTTAAAACGAAGATTTCCGAAGATGACAGCGAAATGATTTATTAA
- a CDS encoding ABC transporter permease, which translates to MLENIRLSFQGVWSHRLRSFLTMLGIIIGIAAIIAIVSTIKGTNEQIKKNLIGSGTNTTTVQLTESGNYPAEMEYGIPKGIPVLDDAMREQLAELSHVKDASLYMSRTQVDYIYYNSTVLSGGQLIGADSHYLGTCGYVMKKGRGFTESDYEKYRKVAVVDSVAADSLFGNENPVGKTIDIKGEPFIVVGVIEESTAFSPVINSVEDYYTYVYNDGSASGIVVIPDVDWNIVQQYDEPQNAKLLADSTDNMTSVGKAAQTLLNETVTNKDIKYRAANMNETAEESQQVSATTNKQLIWIASISLLVGGIGVMNIMLVSVTERTREIGLKKAIGARKNRILAQFLTEAAVLTSLGGIIGTITGIALAEVIGKISNVPIAISIPAVILAIAFSTIIGVVFGLLPAVKAANLDPIVALRHE; encoded by the coding sequence ATGCTTGAAAATATAAGATTATCTTTTCAGGGTGTATGGAGTCACAGACTGCGTTCTTTCCTGACGATGCTGGGCATCATTATCGGTATTGCGGCAATTATTGCCATTGTATCAACAATTAAAGGAACGAATGAACAGATTAAAAAGAATCTGATCGGTTCTGGTACCAATACAACAACAGTACAGTTAACAGAAAGTGGAAACTATCCAGCAGAAATGGAATATGGAATTCCGAAGGGAATTCCTGTTCTTGATGATGCCATGCGTGAACAGTTAGCTGAGCTTTCTCATGTAAAAGATGCTTCCCTTTATATGTCACGTACACAGGTAGATTACATTTACTATAATTCAACAGTGCTTTCCGGTGGGCAGTTGATCGGGGCAGATTCTCATTATCTTGGAACCTGTGGTTATGTAATGAAAAAAGGAAGAGGCTTTACGGAGAGCGATTATGAGAAGTATCGTAAAGTGGCAGTAGTAGACAGTGTAGCAGCCGACTCTCTTTTTGGAAATGAGAATCCGGTAGGAAAGACCATTGATATAAAAGGAGAGCCATTTATTGTTGTTGGTGTCATTGAAGAGTCTACCGCCTTCAGCCCGGTAATTAATTCTGTAGAGGATTATTATACTTATGTATATAACGACGGAAGTGCGAGTGGTATTGTTGTAATTCCTGATGTGGACTGGAATATTGTTCAGCAGTATGATGAGCCACAGAATGCAAAGCTGCTGGCAGATTCTACAGATAATATGACATCTGTTGGAAAAGCAGCACAGACCTTATTAAACGAAACGGTAACAAATAAAGATATCAAATATCGTGCGGCAAATATGAATGAGACCGCAGAAGAAAGTCAGCAGGTAAGCGCAACGACAAATAAACAGTTAATATGGATCGCAAGTATTTCATTATTAGTTGGTGGTATCGGTGTTATGAATATTATGCTTGTATCCGTAACAGAGCGTACAAGAGAAATCGGTTTGAAAAAGGCAATCGGTGCGAGAAAGAATCGAATACTGGCACAGTTCTTAACAGAAGCAGCAGTACTGACCAGTCTTGGAGGTATCATTGGTACGATTACCGGTATTGCATTAGCAGAAGTTATCGGAAAGATATCAAATGTTCCAATTGCAATCAGTATACCGGCAGTTATTCTGGCAATTGCATTTTCTACAATAATCGGAGTAGTATTTGGATTACTTCCGGCAGTAAAAGCAGCTAATTTAGATCCAATCGTTGCATTACGCCATGAATAG